The Hymenobacter sp. GOD-10R genome includes a window with the following:
- a CDS encoding alpha-ribazole phosphatase family protein, whose product MEVYLIRHTAVQAAGLCYGHCDVPLADTFAAEAAQVQAKLASLAPAPPTGYRAFSSPAQRCLALAETLSTAITPDERLREMHFGTWENRLWSALPAAETTPWMDDYVTLAPPQGETFGAVQQRAAAFLTELVSADLGSWPVVMVTHGGTIRALVCHCLQIPLQNAFQLGVDYGSITRLKWQYDCWQLLGLNG is encoded by the coding sequence ATGGAAGTTTATCTGATTCGCCACACGGCTGTGCAGGCGGCGGGGCTCTGCTACGGCCACTGCGACGTGCCTTTGGCTGATACGTTCGCGGCCGAAGCAGCGCAAGTACAAGCCAAGCTAGCTAGCCTGGCGCCGGCTCCTCCTACCGGGTACCGGGCTTTCAGCAGTCCTGCCCAGCGCTGCCTAGCTTTGGCCGAAACACTCAGTACGGCAATTACACCGGACGAACGCTTGCGCGAAATGCACTTCGGCACCTGGGAAAACCGCTTGTGGAGCGCGCTGCCCGCTGCCGAAACGACCCCGTGGATGGACGATTATGTGACGCTGGCGCCACCCCAGGGCGAAACATTCGGGGCGGTGCAACAGCGTGCCGCGGCTTTCCTCACCGAGTTGGTGAGTGCCGACCTAGGTTCGTGGCCAGTGGTGATGGTCACGCACGGGGGCACCATCCGGGCGCTGGTGTGCCATTGCCTGCAAATTCCGCTGCAAAATGCCTTTCAGCTAGGTGTCGACTATGGCTCCATCACTCGGCTCAAATGGCAGTATGACTGCTGGCAGCTGCTAGGGCTGAACGGATAG
- a CDS encoding adenosylcobinamide-GDP ribazoletransferase: MTTLLRHHLRLLLLAVQFYTRLPVPNWVGYSDELLNKATIYFPLVGWLVGGVAAGVWLGANLLFRSADVALLLSMVASILLTGAFHEDGFADVCDGFGGGWTKAKILEIMKDSRLGTYGATGLGLLLALKFLTLRGLPPTTVGAALLLAHPLSRATALTSIFTHHYARANEDSKAKPVAKKLGVTDLAAGWLLGLSPLLCYVVWQQRPLLLLVLLPLALVQRGLANYFQRWIGGYTGDCLGAIQQVAEVVIYLFFLASFAWKFI, encoded by the coding sequence ATGACCACCCTGCTGCGCCACCACTTGCGCTTGCTGCTGTTGGCTGTGCAGTTCTACACCCGGCTGCCCGTGCCGAATTGGGTCGGCTATTCCGATGAACTGCTGAACAAGGCCACTATCTACTTCCCGCTAGTAGGCTGGCTGGTAGGTGGCGTCGCGGCGGGCGTGTGGCTGGGGGCAAATTTGCTTTTTCGCAGTGCTGATGTAGCGCTGCTGCTGAGCATGGTGGCGAGCATCCTACTCACCGGTGCCTTCCACGAAGATGGGTTTGCCGACGTGTGCGACGGCTTCGGTGGTGGCTGGACCAAGGCGAAGATCCTGGAAATCATGAAGGACAGTCGCCTGGGTACCTACGGCGCGACGGGCCTAGGTTTACTGCTCGCGCTGAAGTTCTTAACTCTGCGCGGGCTGCCGCCCACTACGGTTGGTGCTGCCCTGCTGCTGGCTCACCCGCTGAGCCGGGCCACGGCCCTCACCAGTATTTTTACTCATCACTACGCCCGCGCCAACGAAGACAGCAAGGCCAAGCCCGTGGCGAAAAAGCTAGGGGTTACTGACTTGGCAGCTGGCTGGCTGCTTGGCTTGTCGCCACTACTGTGCTACGTTGTCTGGCAGCAGCGCCCGCTGTTGCTTCTGGTGCTGCTGCCCTTGGCGCTCGTGCAGCGCGGGCTAGCTAACTACTTTCAGCGCTGGATTGGCGGCTACACCGGCGATTGTCTCGGGGCGATTCAGCAAGTAGCTGAGGTCGTTATCTACTTATTTTTCCTGGCTAGCTTTGCATGGAAGTTTATCTGA